The following coding sequences lie in one Sinorhizobium fredii USDA 257 genomic window:
- the phoB gene encoding phosphate regulon transcriptional regulator PhoB encodes MLPKIAVVEDEEALSVLLRYNLEAEGFEVDTILRGDEAEIRLQERLPDLLILDWMLPGVSGIELCRRLRQRPETERLPIIMLTARGEESERVRGLATGADDYVVKPFSTPELMARVKAMLRRAKPEVLSTVLRCGDIELDRETHRVHRRSREVRLGPTEFRLLEFLMSSPGRVFSRSQLLDGVWGHDIYVDERTVDVHVGRLRKALNFSNMPDVIRTVRGAGYSLES; translated from the coding sequence ATGTTGCCGAAGATAGCAGTTGTCGAGGACGAGGAAGCTCTAAGCGTTCTCCTGCGCTACAATCTCGAGGCCGAGGGCTTCGAGGTCGATACGATCCTTCGCGGCGACGAGGCGGAAATTCGCCTGCAGGAACGCCTGCCCGACCTTCTGATCCTTGACTGGATGCTTCCCGGCGTCTCCGGCATCGAGCTTTGCCGCCGTCTCCGGCAACGGCCGGAGACGGAACGCCTGCCGATCATCATGCTGACGGCGCGCGGCGAGGAAAGCGAGCGGGTGCGCGGGCTGGCGACCGGTGCCGACGATTACGTCGTCAAGCCGTTCTCGACGCCGGAACTGATGGCCCGGGTGAAGGCGATGCTCAGGCGGGCGAAGCCGGAGGTACTCTCGACGGTGCTTCGCTGCGGCGATATCGAGCTCGACCGCGAGACCCATCGCGTGCACCGCCGCAGCCGCGAAGTGCGGCTCGGTCCGACGGAGTTCCGACTCCTCGAATTCCTGATGTCCTCGCCGGGCCGCGTCTTCTCCCGTTCACAGCTACTCGACGGCGTCTGGGGGCACGACATCTATGTCGACGAACGGACCGTAGACGTCCATGTCGGCCGATTGCGCAAGGCCTTGAATTTCTCCAACATGCCCGACGTGATCAGGACCGTGCGCGGCGCCGGCTATTCGCTGGAAAGCTGA